GAGCTGGATCGGCCTGCATTACTCGCCGCCATTATCGCTATCAGCCAGCGTCATGAGGTACTGCGCGCCACCTTCGTCAATGTTGCGGGTGAACCCCAATGCCGTTTATTGGACGCTCTGCCGCCGCCGCTGGTGATTGACCTGACGTTACTTGATCCAGCGTGCCGTGAAACCGAGGCGCGGCGCTGGTTGGTTGGAGAAAGCGAACGACCGTTCAACCTCAAACTTGGACCATTGTTCCGTGCGCTGCTGGTGATTATCACCGATCAACGTCATCTACTCCTGCTGAACATGCACCATATTGTTACCGATGGATGGTCGCTGGGCATTATTGGTCATGAATTGGAAACAGGCTATCAGGCGCGCCATCGGGGACAACCCGTGGCGCTACCGGATTTGCCGCTGCAATACAGTGACTATGCGCGTTGGCAGCGGCAGTGGTTGAGTGGCGAGGAATTAACGCGACAGCTCGACTATTGGCACCGGCAACTGGCCAATAGTCCGGCGCTGCTCGATCTTCCGACCGATCGTCCCCGTCCGGCGTTGCAGAGCTACCGTGGCGCGACACTGAATTTTGTACTTGATGGGACACTGAGTCGTGAGCTGAGGCGGTATGCTGATCACCATGGCGTATCGCTTTACATGTTGCTGCTGGCAGCCTTCGGTGTGTTGCTGTACCGCTACTCGGGACAATCAATAGTTGCTATCGGCTCGCCAAGTGCGAATCGTTCACGGCGTGAGATCGAAAATTTAATTGGCTTTTTCGTCAATACTCTGGTGATGAAGCTCACCATCGATCCAGCCGAGCCATTTACAACCCTATTGGCAACGGTACGCAACCTGGCGCTAGACGCCTACGCTCATCAGGAGGTGTCATTCGAGCAACTGGTGGAAGTACTCCAGCCCGAGCGCAATCTTGGTTACGCACCGTTATTCCAGGTCATGCTCACCATGCGCAACGCGCCGCTGACTCTGCCGCGACTGGATGACCTACGAGTTAGCGCCGTCGAGTATGAAAATCCCATCGCCAAGTACGACCTGACGTTGACATTCGGCGAAACTGACCAAGCCCTGGAGGGTAGTCTGGAGTACAACCAGGACTTGTTTGACGAGTGGCGGATGACGCAGCTCATCGCTCATCTAACCGAGTTACTGCGCAATGTGCTGGCAGAATCGACGCAATCCGTGGCGGCCCTCGGATTACTTCCCGAGATTACTCGTCGGCAGTTGCTGCATGACTGGAATCGTACCGTGCGTCACTGGCCGGGAGCAGCAACTCTGCATCGCCTGATTAGCATCCAAGCACAAACCCAGCCCGAGCGGATCGCGTTGTGTTGGGGTGATCGATTCCTTGATTACGGTGCATTGGAAAAGCAATCCAATCAACTTGCCCATTATTTGCTGGAGAATGGATTAAACCACGGTGAGCGGGTCGCGGTGGCACTGGAACGCACCTTCGACCTAGTGGTGGCGCTGCTGGCGATCCTCAAAGCGGGGGGTTGCTATGTACCACTCGATCCTGGGTACCCCGCCGACCGCATCGCCATGATCCTAGAGGACGCGGGCAGCAATTGGCTGCTGACTAACAGCGAATTGCAACGACTGTTGCCCACCTGTCGCCATGTCTTGCTACTCGACAACTTGGCCCCGCCTTGGGCGACGGCCCCTTCTGGCCTACCAGAAGTGACGATAGGTGCAGAGGATCTGGCCTATGTGATCTTCACCTCTGGATCAACGGGTCGGCCCAAGGGGGTGATGCTGCCCCATCGGGCCATAGTCAACTTTGTCCACTCCATGATCGAAACACCCGGTATCACCGCCAACGACACAGTATTGGCAGTCACCACGATTGCTTTTGATATTGCCGTGCTGGAACTATGGGCACCCTTGGTAATCGGTGCCCGCGTGATTATTGCCAGCGAGGCCGAGGTCCGTGATGGTGCCGCGCTGCTGGGATTGCTGGAGAAATGGCAGGTAACGCTGTTACAGGCAACGCCCGCCACCTGGCGATTGTTACTCGCCGCCGGTTGGAAGGGAACTTCCAGGCTGAAGGCGCTGTGCGGCGGTGAGGCCCTGCCGCGTTCCCTGGCGGCTGAATTGCTCAAGCGTTGTGGCCAACTCTGGAATTTGTATGGCCCGACCGAGACCGCAGTTTGGTCCACCGTAGCGCGCATTGATGGCAACGGCGCAGATGTTGGACCCGTCGAGCCGATTGGTCGTCCCATCGCCAATACTCGTCTGTATATCCTCGATGAGCAACGCCAACCGGTGCCGATTGGCGTGACGGGTGAACTTTATATCGGCGGCCATGGCGTTGCCTGTGGCTATCTCGGGCAGACAGACCTGACCGCCGAACGCTTTCTCGCCGATCCGTTTGTCGCTGGCGGGCGGATCTATCGCACCGGCGACCTGGCGCGCTATCTGGTCAATGGGAGTGTCGAATACCTGGGACGTGCCGATCAGCAGGTAAAATTACGTGGTTTTCGGATTGAACTGGGGGAGATTGAGCATTGTTTACAGCGGCATCCGACGGTAACGCAGTGCGCGGTGGCCATTGACAACAGCAACGAGCACGCACGTCTGGTGGCATTCTGTGTCATGGCTTCGCATAACACGCTTGATGCCACGGCGCTGCGGGGGCATCTGGCGACCAGGTTGCCGGAATACATGCTGCCGGCGCTGTTTGTACCATTACTGGCGCTGCCGCTGACGCCGAATGGCAAGATTGATCGCAAGGCGTTGAAAGTGCCAGATAGCATTCGTGTACCTGGTGCGCGGACGGATGCAACGCGACGTCTCATTGCGCCACGGGATCAAACCGAGCTGAAATTGACGCAAATTTGGCAGGATTTATTAAAAATAGCGCCGATTGGCATTGAGGACAATTTTTTTGAGCTTGGTGGTCATTCATTGATCGCGGTGCGATTGATGGCACGCATCGCCGCCGAATTCCAGCGTCATTTGCCGCTGGCGGCGCTGTTTCAAGGATCGACCGTGGCGGCGCTGGCGCGATTGTTGCGCACAGAACATGCCACTATCGGTTGGCAGGCGGCAGTACCACTGAACACCACCGATACCGCAAGCGCGCCCGTATTTTGTGTGCCTGGCGCTGGAGGTAATGTCCTCTATCTACAGCCACTTAGCGAGGAATTGACCGGAGCGTTGACGCTCTACGGGCTACAACCGCCCGGGCTGGATGGCCTGACGCCGGTATTGCCGTCGGTGGAATCCCTGGCAGAGTATTATCTGACTGCCATCCGCGCGCTTCAGCCCCACGGCCCCTACCGGCTTGCCGGCCACTCCTTTGGCGGTTTGGTAACCTTTGAGATGGCGCGTCGCTTGCAATTGGCTGATCAAGAAGTCGAGCGGTTGATACTACTCGACACCGCCGCGCCCCATTGGTTTCAGCCCACGGGCCGCAACTGGAGCAACGCCGTTTGGCTCGCGCAAGTGGCACGCATCGCCAGCCATCAATATGCGGTGGCGCTGGGCCTTGATGAGACAACCCTGGCCGCCGAGGATGGCGAAGAAGCGCAATTGCGTCTCTTCCAGCAGCGTCTGATCTCCTGTGGCGTGCTGCCGGAGCAGGCCGATCTCAACCACCTGCGCGGCTTTATCCAGGTCTATAAAACTAATTTACAGGTTGACTATCAACCGCCTCGGGAACCCGTTGCGATCCCCACGCTGCTGGTACGTTCGGCGGATTTACAACCAGGGCAGCTTCAAGACCCACAGGCCCAGTCAGTGCGTGCCGAGGCTGATTTGGGTTGGAGACGCTGGCTAAATGGCCTAATAGAAATTGTAGAGATTAACGGAGATCACCTAACGATGCTCAATCCACCTCAGGTTGGAGGATTGGCGGCGGCGA
The window above is part of the Gammaproteobacteria bacterium genome. Proteins encoded here:
- a CDS encoding hypothetical protein (Evidence 5 : Unknown function); protein product: MAEDAALAVVVTDATTLEMVPAVAREPVNVGVPDLEAEPATNLELRMDVETTAYVIYTSGSTGRPKGVGVSHANVVRLFFATEALYGFTEHDAWTLFHSYAFDFSVWELWGALLYGGRLVVVPYWVSRSPDAFFDLLQQQQVTVLNQTPSAFRQLMEIDRRDGGRKTALKWVIFGGEALELKSLEGWCTRHGFDQPQLVNMYGITETTVHVTYHRLTAADVARGGSVIGQPLPDLTLDLRDRHGQPVPFGVAGEILVGGAGVAHGYLNRPELTAERFVDATTLGITGGGRIYRSGDLARRRVDGQLEYLGRMDQQVKIRGFRIELGEIQQQIAAYPGITAAIVTPYEGSGGLELIGYVTFQKEVDSAVAIDGLREQLRQRLPDYMVPAALVLLERMPLTTNGKIDLRALPAPDRDQRATQTMFVAPTTPLEKLLAELWQEVLQVERIGCHDNFFELGGNSIKGAIFANRMQEKIGSVFYVVALFEAPTIAELIAYMGIHYPEAVRRYEGDTERAATVANQDARRLDERDWAALRAVITPLPPCLNCISGPKNRRAIFVLAPPRSGTTLLRVLLGGHSHLFAPPELELMPFNTLGERQRVCSGRDAFWLEGTLRAVMALRGINAEDAKSLMAVREAADITVKDFYGELQGWLGERLLVDKSPSYVLDRSILERIEATFDAPLYIHLHRHPYGMINSFEEAKLHQIFFRYPHRFTSRQLAELIWVHSHQNILDFFMTIPADRQITVGFEAITADPQREMKRLCTFMDLPFEPAMLSLYEEKQKKRRMTDGLHAESKMLGDVKFHTHRQIDASVNERWRERYQNDFLGVMSWRMAQQLGYPSSTTAILPSSSEKVGAGAALTALIPLAGAATQHDLSLAQQRLWFLDQLEGASSAYNMPVALWLDGELDRPALLAAIIAISQRHEVLRATFVNVAGEPQCRLLDALPPPLVIDLTLLDPACRETEARRWLVGESERPFNLKLGPLFRALLVIITDQRHLLLLNMHHIVTDGWSLGIIGHELETGYQARHRGQPVALPDLPLQYSDYARWQRQWLSGEELTRQLDYWHRQLANSPALLDLPTDRPRPALQSYRGATLNFVLDGTLSRELRRYADHHGVSLYMLLLAAFGVLLYRYSGQSIVAIGSPSANRSRREIENLIGFFVNTLVMKLTIDPAEPFTTLLATVRNLALDAYAHQEVSFEQLVEVLQPERNLGYAPLFQVMLTMRNAPLTLPRLDDLRVSAVEYENPIAKYDLTLTFGETDQALEGSLEYNQDLFDEWRMTQLIAHLTELLRNVLAESTQSVAALGLLPEITRRQLLHDWNRTVRHWPGAATLHRLISIQAQTQPERIALCWGDRFLDYGALEKQSNQLAHYLLENGLNHGERVAVALERTFDLVVALLAILKAGGCYVPLDPGYPADRIAMILEDAGSNWLLTNSELQRLLPTCRHVLLLDNLAPPWATAPSGLPEVTIGAEDLAYVIFTSGSTGRPKGVMLPHRAIVNFVHSMIETPGITANDTVLAVTTIAFDIAVLELWAPLVIGARVIIASEAEVRDGAALLGLLEKWQVTLLQATPATWRLLLAAGWKGTSRLKALCGGEALPRSLAAELLKRCGQLWNLYGPTETAVWSTVARIDGNGADVGPVEPIGRPIANTRLYILDEQRQPVPIGVTGELYIGGHGVACGYLGQTDLTAERFLADPFVAGGRIYRTGDLARYLVNGSVEYLGRADQQVKLRGFRIELGEIEHCLQRHPTVTQCAVAIDNSNEHARLVAFCVMASHNTLDATALRGHLATRLPEYMLPALFVPLLALPLTPNGKIDRKALKVPDSIRVPGARTDATRRLIAPRDQTELKLTQIWQDLLKIAPIGIEDNFFELGGHSLIAVRLMARIAAEFQRHLPLAALFQGSTVAALARLLRTEHATIGWQAAVPLNTTDTASAPVFCVPGAGGNVLYLQPLSEELTGALTLYGLQPPGLDGLTPVLPSVESLAEYYLTAIRALQPHGPYRLAGHSFGGLVTFEMARRLQLADQEVERLILLDTAAPHWFQPTGRNWSNAVWLAQVARIASHQYAVALGLDETTLAAEDGEEAQLRLFQQRLISCGVLPEQADLNHLRGFIQVYKTNLQVDYQPPREPVAIPTLLVRSADLQPGQLQDPQAQSVRAEADLGWRRWLNGLIEIVEINGDHLTMLNPPQVGGLAAAIKQIFKQAKEGETVVEQRTIL